A genomic segment from bacterium encodes:
- the radA gene encoding DNA repair protein RadA, whose amino-acid sequence MAKTVTRYVCGNCGHEEVRWLGRCPECGEWNSLTEFKLGKVEGKGRGAGFGRARPAPPGGGDLLRPLSLAEVASASHERLAVEPEELARVLGGGLVAGSVVLLGGEPGVGKSTLLTGLALSWMRQGVRVLYVAGEESPAQIRMRAERLGFDPRTTEGFHILDEVDLEKLLAALYDDRARHAGPCVVIADSIQTLHSGEIDAFPGSVSQIRYCGGVLADYARASGRPVFLVGHVTKSGDLAGPKLLEHMVDTVLYFESSDGGAVRMVRAVKNRFGATGELAILEMRGDGLVPVDEAGALFLSGRRGEEPGSAVCAVRNGSRTFLVEVQALVSPSRYGTPQRVVQGVDSKRVALLAAILEKRAGLDLAGCDIFVKVAGGARLEDPGADLAIVTALASSLREIPVPVDTLVLGEVGLTGDVRGVADRPGRLREAARHGFKRAVVARAKRNRKTEQGLSVVVAATVDEAVALALSRSRAAGEGKA is encoded by the coding sequence ATGGCCAAGACAGTCACGCGCTACGTCTGCGGCAATTGCGGCCACGAGGAGGTCCGCTGGCTCGGGCGCTGTCCCGAGTGCGGGGAATGGAACTCCCTGACCGAGTTCAAGCTCGGCAAGGTCGAGGGCAAGGGCCGGGGCGCCGGTTTCGGCCGCGCGCGTCCGGCGCCGCCGGGCGGCGGCGACCTCCTGCGGCCGCTGTCCCTGGCCGAGGTCGCCTCGGCGAGCCACGAGCGTCTGGCGGTGGAACCGGAAGAGCTCGCCCGCGTGCTCGGCGGCGGACTGGTGGCCGGCTCGGTGGTCCTGCTCGGCGGCGAGCCCGGTGTGGGCAAGTCCACCCTGCTGACCGGCCTGGCGCTGAGCTGGATGCGCCAGGGCGTGCGCGTGCTCTACGTGGCCGGCGAGGAGTCGCCCGCGCAGATCCGCATGCGCGCCGAGCGGCTCGGCTTCGACCCGCGGACGACCGAGGGCTTCCACATCCTCGACGAGGTCGACCTGGAGAAGCTGCTGGCCGCCCTCTACGACGACCGCGCGCGGCACGCCGGCCCGTGCGTGGTCATCGCGGATTCCATCCAGACCCTGCACAGCGGCGAGATCGACGCCTTCCCCGGCAGCGTCAGCCAGATCCGCTACTGCGGCGGCGTGCTCGCGGACTACGCGCGCGCCTCGGGACGTCCCGTGTTCCTGGTCGGGCACGTCACCAAGAGCGGCGACCTGGCCGGGCCCAAGCTGCTCGAGCACATGGTCGATACGGTCCTCTACTTCGAGAGCAGCGACGGCGGCGCCGTGCGCATGGTGCGCGCGGTGAAGAACCGCTTCGGCGCCACCGGCGAGCTGGCCATCCTGGAGATGCGCGGCGACGGCCTGGTGCCGGTGGACGAGGCGGGAGCCCTGTTCCTGAGCGGTCGTCGCGGCGAGGAGCCGGGCTCGGCCGTGTGTGCCGTGCGCAACGGGTCGCGGACCTTCCTGGTGGAGGTGCAGGCCCTCGTGTCGCCCTCGCGTTACGGCACGCCCCAGCGGGTGGTCCAGGGCGTGGACAGCAAGCGCGTGGCCCTGCTGGCGGCCATCCTCGAGAAACGCGCGGGGCTAGACCTGGCCGGCTGCGACATCTTCGTCAAGGTGGCCGGGGGAGCGCGCCTGGAGGATCCGGGCGCGGACCTGGCTATCGTCACCGCCCTGGCCTCCTCGTTGCGCGAGATCCCGGTGCCGGTCGACACCCTGGTGCTCGGCGAGGTCGGCCTGACCGGGGACGTGCGCGGCGTAGCCGACCGCCCCGGTCGGTTGCGCGAGGCGGCGCGGCACGGGTTCAAGCGGGCGGTGGTCGCGCGCGCCAAGCGCAACCGCAAGACCGAGCAGGGCCTGTCCGTGGTCGTGGCCGCCACAGTCGACGAGGCCGTGGCCCTGGCCCTGAGCCGCTCGCGGGCGGCCGGTGAGGGGAAGGCATGA